From a region of the Panulirus ornatus isolate Po-2019 chromosome 34, ASM3632096v1, whole genome shotgun sequence genome:
- the LOC139759882 gene encoding cell adhesion molecule 2-like, with amino-acid sequence MGTSAAFRYLPLFAFCCFAHEGVAMKWVRFSVPSWASRGEDAVLTCQFDLEGERLYSVKWYKAGREFYRYVPGDWPPQQAFAHHGITVDVSQSNHETVTLREVTLEADGRYKCEVLTEAPLFRTLVKSAAMHVVELPQGSPYVTGGELEYNLGDIVNLTCTAPRSIPPATLTWYINDQEAPQDYLVQYPATVDQSGRYEAQLGLQFRAERWHFVDDRVTLRCTASIHRLYEEEVHHSGVVVHPLVPALFEDQTAGAASILPVRQVLVILWLLLFS; translated from the exons GTGTGGCCATGAAGTGGGTCAGGTTCAGCGTGCCGTCCTGGGCTTCGCGAGGTGAGGACGCCGTTCTGACCTGCCAGTTTGACCTGGAGGGGGAGCGGCTGTACTCCGTCAAGTGGTACAAGGCTGGCAGGGAGTTCTACCGCTACGTCCCTGGTGACTGGCCTCCTCAGCAGGCCTTCGCCCACCACGGCATCACCGTCGAC GTGTCGCAGAGCAACCACGAGACGGTGACGCTGAGGGAAGTCACCCTGGAGGCGGACGGACGCTACAAGTGTGAGGTCCTCACCGAGGCGCCGCTCTTCCGGACCCTCGTCAAATCCGCCGCCATGCACGTCGTCG AGCTGCCCCAGGGTTCTCCATACGTGACTGGTGGCGAGCTGGAGTACAACTTGGGAGACATTGTCAACCTGACGTGTACCGCCCCGAGGTCCATACCCCCAGCCACTCTCACCTGGTACATCAACGACCAGGAG GCGCCGCAAGACTATTTGGTGCAATATCCGGCCACTGTGGACCAGAGTGGAAGGTACGAGGCGCAGCTGGGGCTACAGTTCCGGGCGGAGCGATGGCACTTCGTGGACGATCGGGTGACCCTGCGATGCACCGCCTCCATTCACCGCTTGTACGAGGAGGAGGTCCACCACAGCGGTGTCGTCGTCCACCCCCTCGTACCAGCACTCTTCGAGGACCAGACAGCAG GTGCAGCATCCATCCTGCCTGTGAGACAAGTGCTGGTCATCCTGTGGCTCCTTCTGTTCTCATGA